The Streptomyces lienomycini sequence CGACCCACCTCGCCACCGGCAGGGCGCCCGACGCGGCGAAGATCGACGAGGCCGTGGCCGCCGCGCGGGGACGGGACGCGGTGGTGGTCACCACCGACAACGTCGGCGCCACCAGCGCCCAGCGCACCCTGGTGTCCCGGCTGCTCGCGACGGGCGTTCCCGTCGTCCACCTCGCGGTGCGCAACCCCTACGACATCGCCCACCTCGGCGACGTCCCGGCCTCACTGGCCTCCTACTGCTGGACCGAGGTCGAACTGCGCGCCGCCGCCCGGGTCATCGCCGGGCGGGTCGACCCGCGCGGCAGGCTGCCCGTGCCCATCCAGCGGGCGGACGACCCGACCAGGGTCCTCTTCCACTCCGGGCACGGCCTGTCGTACGGCCGCTGACGTCCCCGGCACCCGCACGGCCTCCGGCCCCGGCACCCCGAAGGGGAAGCTCCGGGGCCGGACCCGCCTGCGTCCGACCGGGTGCGGGGACGACCGGCCTTCCTCGCGCACGGCGTCAGGAATCACGCACCTCGGGGATGTCCGTCCCGCCCGAGTAGAGGGTGGCGGCGTGTACGCACCCGGGGTCGTCGCAGCCCGTGCGGCCCGGGTGGGCGTCGGTGTCCGGCACGGCCAGCAGTTCCGCTCGCAGGGAGCGTATCCGGGCCTCAACGCCCCCGGGCCTTCCCGGCACTTCGTTCCGCATCGCGCATCAGTCCTTCCATGAGGAGTTGTCTGCTGTTGCGGCAGAAGACGGTCTCGGTGACGTCCAACCGCCCCGTCTCGAAGTACTTGTTGGCGACCTGCCCGCCCCGGCAGTAGGCGAACAGATCGCATACCGCGCGACAGGCGTCGATCCCGGCGAGGGCCTCGGCGACCCAGGGGGTCTCCTGGGCCCGTGCCAGGCGGGCCGCGAGCCCGTGCTCCCGCACGTCGCCGATGGTGAAGGGGCCGTGGCGCGGGGAGGAGAAGCCCGCGAGGTCCGGCCCGACGGGCACGACCTGACCGTCCCAGGTGACCATCGGCAGCGGATCGACCGGCTGCTCGGCCCACTGCCCGGCCGTGCCGGCCAGCTCCGCCCTGACGTACCGCCGGACATGCTCCACGTCGCGCAGGCGCATGCGCGGGTCGGCGCGTCCGCACGCGGCCAGCGCGGCCCAGAAGTCGGCGACGTTCTCGTCGTCGTGGACGGCCCGGGTGTTCAGCCCCTTGCGTTCCACCAGGTTCACGCCCAGGACGCGGCAACCGAGTTCGGTGAACCACCGGTGCAGTTCGGCCGCTTTGCGCGGAGTCGGGTCGGACACGACGGCGATGGCGCCGAAGGCGATGCCGTGCTCCTTGAGCAGCCCGACACCGCGCAGCGTGCGGCCGGTGGCGTCTCGGCCGCCGCGGTCCACCCGGCCACCGCCGGCCCCGGGGCCGGGGTCGGGTCCGTCGACACTGACGGAGACCTCGATCCCCCGCCCGCGGAACAGCCGGCACCACGCTTCGTCGACGAGCGTGGCATTGGTCTGCACGGCGTGCCGTACGGGATGTCCGCGCCCCGGCGGGAACCGGTCGAGCAGTGCCGTCAGGCGGGACACGCCCGCGGCGAGCGGCTCCCCGCCGTGCCACAGCACGGTGACCGGGTGCTGTTCCGACCATGCGCCGACGGTCTGTGCGACCGCGTCGGCGACCTCGTCCGACATGACGCGGGCAAGACCGCGGGCGGGCAGGTAGCAGTAGCGGCAGTCGAGGTTGCACAGCGGAGTCGGCTGGAGGAGCACGAGGGAACTCGTCCGCGCCAGCCGGGCACGGGGCGACGGCGCCGTCATCGGCCGCCCCCCTCCCCTGTTGGTTCCCCTTCCCGGTACCCGGCGGCGGTGAGGCGTTTCAGCGCCTCGCTCTCGCCGTGGCGGTCGGCCAGTTCGCGGTAGAGGCACAGGGCCTGGACGTGTGCCTCGACGGCCTCCTCGCGGCGGCCCGCGCGCCCGAGGGTGACGCCGAGGTCCTGCGTCGCGATCGCCTGACCGTGCCGGTGGCCGAGATCCCGCTGCTCCCGCACCGCGAGCCGGTGGGCGTCGACGGCCTCGTCGAACCGGCCCAGCGCGCACAGGGCGACCCCGAAGTCGTTCCACGACGTGGCGAGGCGTTCACGCTCCCCCAGTTCCTCGAAGACCGCACGGGCGGTGGTGTGCGCCTCCAAGGCCTCCTCCAGGCGCCCGGTCTCGCGGAACGCGCGCCCCAGGTTGTTCCGGGCGGTGGCCTCGCGTGCCCGGTCACCGACCGAACGGAACATCGCGCAGGCCCGGGACAGGGCGACGATCGACTCCTCGCACCGGCCGAGCTTGAACCGGGCGCGGCCGAGGTTGTTCCACGTCGACGCCTCGACCTGCGCGTCCTGGACCGCCTGGGCCAGCTCCCGGGCGCGCTCGTGGGCCTCGATCGCCTCGTCGAACCGGCGGGCTTCCGTCAGGGAGACGCCCAGCATGTCCCAGACCTTCCCCTCCCCGAGCCGGTCACCGCGCTCCCGGTGGATCCCGCAGGCGCGGGTGTGCGCCGCGACAGCCTCGTCGAGCCTGCGGTTGTGGCGCAGGGCGAGACCCAGGTAGCTCCACGCCCTGCCCGCGCCGGAGCCGTCGCCCAGCGCGAGCGCCGCCTGGGCCGCGCACCGGTAGACGGACACCCCGTCGTCGAAGTATCGCCGTCGGTCGAGATACTCGTAAAGGCTCAGTGCCAGTCCCAGTCCGGCCCGGGCGTGCACCGGGTCGGCCGCCCACAGGGCGCCGGAGATGAGACCGGTGCGCTCGCGGTCGAGCCAGCTCAGCGCCTCCTCCCGGCCGTCGAATCCGGGAGAGGGGGCCCTGCCGGGGAGGTTGCGCACGTGCCAGTCGGCCGCCTCGGTCCGCCGCTGGTAGTGCGCGAGCAGCCGGGCCCGCGCCGCCGTGCCCTCCGCGCGCAGCGGCTCCTGTCGCGCCACCCGGTCCAGGGCGTAGGCGCGGACCAGGTCGTGCATGCTCCAGCAGCCCCGCACACTGCCGGGGCCGACCAGGTGGGCGCGCACCAGGACGTTCAGCTCCCGCCGCGGCGGGGTGGTCGCGCCGGACAGCACGGTGAGCGCCTCGTCGCTCGTCTCCTTCCCCGGTGCGAGCGCCAGGAGGCGGAAGAGGCGTGCGGGTTCCGGGCCGAGGCGGCGGTACGACAGGTCGAAGGCGGCCCGCACACCCCGCTCGCCGTCGTCCAGGTGGTCGAGGACGGTGGCGGAGTCGGCCAGCTCAGCCACCAGTTCCGCCACGGGCTTGCCCGGATCGGAGAGGAGCAGCGCGGCCGCGATCTGCAGCGCCAGCGGCAGATGCCCGCACAGCTCGCACAGTTTCTCGGCCCCGTCGGCATCGTCCAGGACGCGCGGGTCCGCCGGGTCGGCGGTGCGCAGGGCCGCGCGCAGGACGTCCCGGGCCACCTGGGGCCGGAGGACGTCGAGGTGGAGCAAGTGCGCGCCGAGCTGTGGCATGGTGTCGCGCGAGGTGACCAGGACCCGGTGCGCGGGGTGCCCGGGCAGCAGCGGTCTGACCTGCCCGGGGTGCGAGGCGTTGTCCACCACGATCAGCACGCGGCCGCCTGCGCGGGCCCGTTCGGCGAGCATCGAGCGGTAGAGTCCGGCACGCTCGTCCACCGTGCTCGGTACGTGCGCGGCGGCCACTCCCAGGGCGCGCAGCAGGGCTTCCAGGAGCTGCTCGGGTCCCGCGGGCGTCTCGTCGTAGCCGTGGCAGTCGACGAACAGGGCGCCGGCCGGGAACCAGCCGCGTTCGCGTGCCGTGTGGGCGGCCCGTACGGCCAGCGCGGTCTTGCCCACGCCGCCCAGCCCGGCCACCGCGGTGACCGGGGCCGCGGTGCGGTGTGCGCCCTCGGGGGCCAACGCCGCGAGCAGCGCGTCCAGTTCGTCCTCGCGTCCGGTGAACTCGGCTGTCGCGGGCGGGAGCGCGTCCTCTACGTGGGGCATGGGTCCGTAATGGTGGTGATGCTCCACCTTCTTCCCGATCGCCTCGCCCCGGAACGTGCCCTGGCTGAAGTCGATTCGATCCCCGCCGTACGTGTCCCCGCTCACCCTGCCCATCCTGCCCGAGGACGGGCACCGAAGGTGGATCTTGAGTCTCTTTACGACTCGGCGTTGACAAAGTTCCGCTTCACTACATCAATATGAAGGGCGGTGCCCCACGGCCACGTGGGGCGGCGCGGACACGGCGACCCTCGCAGGGAGTACCGAGCATGGCGACGACCGGAACAGACCTGTCCCGGATGCGCGAGATGAACCAGCTGTCGATCGTGTGGGCGCTGCGCGGCGGCCCTCCGTCGACGGTCACCGAACTCGCCGGCCGGGCCGGTCTGTCGCGTCCCGCCGTGGACGTACTGGTGCGGGCACTGGTCGGGGACGGCTGGGTGGAGGTGGAGGAGCCCGGGCCCGGCAGCGTGGTGGGACGTCCGGCACGCCGGTACCGGTTCCGGGCGGACGCCGGCCATGTCCTCGGCGTCGACGTCGGTGTGCACAAGGTGCTGGCGGTGCTGAGCGACCTGGAGGGCGACGTGGTACGGACGCTGCGCCGGCCGGTCGACCCCGAAGCGCCGCCCGCGGCACGGCTGTCGGAGGTCGACGGGGTGATCGACGACGTCCTGCGGTCCGCCGGGATGACACCGGCCGAGGTCTGGGCCGTGACGGTCGGGGTGACCGGCCCGGTCGACGCCGCGGGGCGGACCAGCCTGTCCACACCTCTGCCCGGCTGGACCGAGGCCGACCCGGTCGCCCATCTCGCGGCCCGCTTCTCCTGCCCGGTCCGGGTCGAGAACGACTGCAAACTCTCCGCCGTGGCCGAGCGGTGGAAGGGGGCGGCGCAGGACGCCGACGACATCGCCTTCCTCCTCGCCGGACTGCGCACCGGCGCCGGTCTCCTCCTGGACGGCACCCTGCGCCGTGGGCACGGCGGCGCCGCGGGAGAGATCGGCGCCCTGAAGGCGGTGCGCTGGATCACCGCCCCGGACCACCTCCGGAACTGCCCCGGGATTCCGGCCGCGGCCGCGCCCGGCGAGGCCGCCGCCTGGGTCTTCCAGGCGGCCCGGGACGGCGACCGGGACGCCAGGACGGCGATCCGCCGGTACACCCGCGACCTCGCGGTGGGGGTCGCCGCGCTGGTGCTGACCCTGGACCCGCAGGTCGTCGTCTACGGCGGCGGCTTCTCGCGCTCCGCCGACGTGCTTCTCGAACCACTGCGCCGCGAACTGGCCAGACACTGCCTGCGCATGCCGGAGCTGCGCGCCTCCACGCTCGGCGACGAGAGCGTGGCCCTGGGGGCGGTGCGCCTCGCGCTGGACGAGGTCGACGGCCGGCTGCTGAGCGACCGGCTCTCCGCGCCGACGGCACCACGCCGGTAGGCGCCCGGCGCTCCGGCACCGCCCCGTCGGCGTGCCGCCCGGCACGCCCTGCGCATACCGCACACCACCGCCCCCCACCGGGAAACGCCGGGAACACCGGATACGAAGGGACCCCAAGTGAGCGACCACGACCGGACGGTTGGACGGGAACTGCGCGTCGGAGTGATCGGCATCGGCCAGCGTGCCCCCATGGCGGCGCTGGCGAACCGTCCCGGCGTCGCCCGGGTCGTCTCCTGCGCCGATCCGGATCCGCGGGGCCGGGAGGACGCCCGGAGCCTGTTCGGGCCGGACGTGGCACTGCACGAGCGGTACGAGGAGATGACCGACGACGGCCTGGACGCCGTGTTCGTCCTCACGCCCGACCACGTGCACACGGCACCCGTGCTGTACTTCCTGGCCGCCGGGGTCCCGGTGTTCGTGGAGAAGCCCCTGGCGATCACCCTCGAGGACTGCGACGCTCTGCTCGAGGCCGCGTACCACTCCCGCAGCCGCCTGTACGTGGGCCACAACCTGCGCCATCTCCCGGCGCTGCGGCGCATGCGCGAGCTGATCGACGACGGCGCGATAGGCCGGGTGCGCGGCGTGTGGTGCCGCCACTTCGTGGGGCACGGCGGGGACTACTACTTCAAGGACTGGCACGCGGAGCGGGCCAACACCACGGGGCTGCTTCTGCAGAAGGGCGCCCACGACCTCGACGTCGTCCACTGGCTCGCCGGGGGCTACTCCCGGAGCGTCGTCGCGCAGGGCTCGCTGTCGGTGTACGGGGACAACCCGCGGCGCGCGGCCGACGCCCCGGCCCCCGCGGGCGGACGCATGCCCGACTGGTTCGACCCCGACGTCTGGCCGCCGTCCGCGTTGCGGGAGTTGAACCCGGTGGTCGACGTCGAGGACATCAGCATGATGCTGGCGCGGCTGGACAACGGGGTGCTGGCCAGCTACCAGCAGTGCCACTTCACGCCGGACTACTGGCGCAACTACACCGTCATCGGGGACGAGGGGCGTCTGGAGAACTTCGGCGACGGCATCGAGGGGGACGCCGCGACGATCCAGGTCTGGAACCGGCGCCGCTCCGGCTACCGGCGCGACGCCGACCTCTCCGTCCCCGTCGCCACACCGTCCCAGGACGACCACGGCGGCGCGGACCGGGCGCTGGTCGACGAGTTCCTCCGCTTCGCCGCGGCCGGCGGCCCGACGGACACCTCGCCGGTGGCGGCCCGCGAGGCGGTCGCGGCCGGCGTCGCCGCGACGACCTCCCTGCGCAGCGGCGGCACACCGGTCGACGTACGGGCGCCGGCCCCGGCGATCGTCGACTACTTCGGGCAGCACCAGCCGGCGTGACGGTCCGCCGGGGGCCGCTCAACCTTCTCGGGTATGGCGGCGGCCATCACCAGCGGTATCCCCCTCAGAACGCGGAGGAGTCCGGGAGGAGTTCTGGCTGGTGCGGCCGATGGTCTTCACGACCCTGCACCGGGACGGGAGCGGGGCGGAGCACCGGGACTGCTTCGTCGACTCGGACGGGTTCGTCCGGTTGCCCCACGGCCTGCGCGGTGCGGAGACGGTGACGCACTGGGCCGAGCTGCCCACCCTCCCGGGCGGGACGACGCACGCCGTGTGCGGAGCGGACGTGCGTCCCGCTGCCGGGAACGTGTGGCGTTCTCGTCCCGTTGACTGACCACACCCCCTCCCCCCGCACCGCTGCGCCCCGCCCCCGCCACCGGTGCGCCCGTGTCAGGGCCGCTCCTGCGCGTACATGTCCGGGTTGCGGGTGCTGCCGACGAGTACGCAGCCGTCGCCCAGGGGTTCGAGCCGCCCCATGGGCGGGTGGATCCAGGGAGCCACGTCGGCCGTGGGCGCTTCGAACACCACGCGGGTGGCGAACTCCCAGCCGACACCCAGGTTCTCCTCCAGCATCGCCACCGGGTCGACGTCCTCGGGCGCCCGGAAGCCGTGTCCGGTGGGCCGGACCGCGCCGAACCGGTCGACCCGGTAGGTGCGGATCGCGTCCGCGCGATGGGAGTGGCACAGCAGGTACCAGCGCCCGTGGCGCACGACGAGGGACCAGGGGTCCACCTCCTCCTCCCACGCGTGGCCGGCCTCGCTCCGGTACTCGACCCGTACGCGGCGCCGGTTGGCGACGGCGTCGACGAGGGAACTGGTGACGGCCGGATCCGGATGCGCCGCGTAGGGGTCGGGGGCGGCCGCCGCGTACTCCGTCAGCAGGGCCGCCTGCCGGCCGACGCTCTCCGGGAGGGCCTTGACGACCTTGCCCAGGGCGGTGCCGACCAGGTCGTCGGTGTCTGCCGGGGCCGGCCGGCCGCTGAGGACCGCCATGACGAGGCCGAGCGCCTCGGCCTGGGTGAAGTGCACGGGCGGCAGTCTCGTCCCGCGCCCCAGCCGATACCCGCCGTGCGGCCCCCGGGCCGACTCCACGGGGATGCCGGCCTCTCGGAGGATCCCCACGTACCGGCGTGCCGCCCGCTCCGTGACGCCCAGTCGGGTGGCGAGCTGTTCGGCCGTCGTGCCGGGGCGGGTCCGGAGGATCTCCAGTGCGCGCAGCGCTCGCGCGGTCGGGCTCAGGTCGTTCGGCACGGGAACAGGCTAGTCGCGACCCCGGGACCCGCTGCCCGGGAGGCCGCACCCGGTCCGCCGGGACATACCGGCAGCGGATCGTCCGGATCTCCTCCTACGGTGCTGCCAAGCGCGAGAAGGGGAACTGATCATGGACATTCTGCTCATCGGCGGCCTGTGGCTGGACGGATCGGTGTGGGAGCGCGTCGCGTCCACGCTGGAGTCGCTCGGCCACCGGCCCGTGCCGCTCACCCTCCCGGGGCAGGGGGACGGCACGGCCGCCGCCACGCTCGACGACCAGGTGGCGGCGGTGGTGGACGCGGTGGACGCGGCGTCCGGGAGGGCCATGGTGGTGGGGCACTCCGTGGCCTGCACGCTGGCCTGGCTCGCCGCCGACCGGCGACCGGAGCGGGTGGCCAAGGTCGCCCTGGTCGGCGGCGTCCCGACGTCCGACGGCCGGCCGTACGCCGACCTCTTCGAGGTCACGGACGGCGTCATGCCCTTCCCCGGCTGGGGTCCCTTCCAGGGACCGGATGCCGCCGACCTCGACGAGACGGCGAGGCGCGAGATGGCGGCCGCCGCGATCCCGGTGCCGGAAGCCGTGGCCAGGGGTGTCGTGCGGCTGACCGACGAGAGGCGGTTCGACGTGCCGGTCGTGGTGGTGTGCCCCGAGTTCACGCCCGCGCAGGCACGGGAGTGGATCGACGGCGACGTTCCCGAACTCCGCCGGGCCGGACGCGTCGGCTTCGCCGACATCGACTCGGGCCACTGGCCCATGATCACCCAACCCGCCGAACTGGCCCGGATCCTCGCCGCGGCGGCCGAGGCCGCCTGACCCGGACCGCGCCGCGGCCCCGTCGGTGCGCGATGTCCGGCCGGGGCCCGGCCGGGGCCCTCAGTGGAAGCAGAGGCAGAACGGGTGGCCGGCCGGATCCGCGTAGACCCTCCAGTTGGCGCCCTGGCGCAGCTGGTCCGTCCGCTCCAGCACCGTCGCGCCGAGAGCGACCGCCCGTTCCTCCTCGCCGTCGAGGTCGTCCACGTCGAAGTCCAGGTGCAGCTGCTGCGGCCGCTCCTGGCCGGGCCATTCGGGCGCCCGGTAGCCGTCCACCCGCTGGCAGGCCAGCGGTGTCCCCTCGAACCCGTGCACTTCGACCCAGTCGGCATCCTCCGGGTCCGCGACCACCCGGCCGCCGAGCAGGTTCGCGTAGAACTCCGCGAGCCGCACCGGGTCGGCGCAGTCCAGCGCGACGGCCTGCAGCTTTCGAATCACGTGTGACACCTCTCGTTCGTCGGCCGCTCGCGCGACGCCCCGGTACGGGAGGGGTACTACCCGCCGGGACAGCCGGCATGCCCGCGCCCGTCACCCGACGGCCCTTCGCACCGCCTCCCTCCCTCCTGAATGCACTTGCCGATGCACGCACCGCGTGCATACTGGGTGCAAGAGCGGTCCGACGCGCCTCGCCCGAGGCCGTCGGGGCACCGGAACGGGGAGGCACGCCATGAACGGCTCACTGGATCCAGCGGTACTGCAGGCCGCCGTCGAGAACGTCCGTCGCGCCGGGGTGCCGGGCGTGTTCGCCGAGGTGTGCGACGGCGACCGGGTCTGGCGCGGCGCCGCCGGGGTCGCCGATGTCGACACCGGCCGCCCGGTCACCGCCGACATGCGCCACCGCGTCGGCAGCGTCACCAAGACCTTCACCGCCGCCGCGGTCCTGCGGCAGGTCGAGAGGGGCCGGATCGGGCTCGACACACCGATCGGCGCGTACCTTGCGGACCTGGTCCCCGGCGCGCGCGGCGACGCCGTCACGGTCCGCATGCTGCTGAACCACACCAGCGGCCTCGCCGAGTACCTGCCCCGCGTCTACACGTCCCTCAAGGCGTTCCCCGCCCTCGCCGACACCGGACCCGAGAGCCTGGACGACCACCGGTTCACCCGCTTCGACCCGGTCGAACTGATCGGGGCGGGAGTCGACGCACCCGCCGTCGGCGCCCCGGGCGGCGCTCCGGGCCTGTACTCCAACACCAACTACCTGCTCCTGGGCCAACTCCTGGCGCGGGTGACCGGCACCACCGCCGAGCGGTGCATAACCCGCGACGTCATCGAGCGTGCCGGGCTCCGGGACACCGAGTTGCCCACCGGACCGTACGTCGCGACACCGCACTCACGGATCTACGAGGCCTGGTTCGGCATGATCGACCCGCCGCGCGACTACAGCGTCTACGACATGTCGTGGGTGGGGCCGGCGGCCTCGCTGATCTCCACCGTCGCGGACCTCAACCGCTTCTACGGCCTGCTGCTTGCGGGCGAGATCGTCGGTCCGGCGTCGCTCGAGCAGATGCGTCGCACCGTGCCGGTCGTCGCACAGGACGGGCGGACGATCGACTACGGGCTCGGCCTGCACCCGGCCGAAGCCCCCGGTCAGGACACCTTCTGGGGTCACGGCGGCACGGCCTGGGGTGCCGGCACGCTGGCACTGGTCCGCGCCGACGGCAAGCGGCGGATGGCCGTCGCGGTGAACCTGCAGCGGTGGAACCGGCTCGACGCCTCGGGCAGGCCCCTCCCCCATCCCATCGACGACGCGCTCGCGGCCCTCCACCGCGTCGCGCTGTACGGCTGACCAGGACGCGCCGAGCCTTCACAAGCGGAGCCGGGTCGAGCCGGGTCTTCCGCGGGGGTGATGTGGCAGTATCCGCTGGCATGTCGCCGTTGACCGTGCTGCCGCCCAGGGTCCGTCGTCGTCTGTTCGTGGTGCTGGCCGTGCTGCTCGTGGCGGCCGGCGCCGGTGTGAGTGATGCCGAAGCCTCGCCAGAGGCGGGGGCCGGGGCGGGGGCGTACGGGGCCGCCGCGACACCCGACGGCGCCCGCTACGACGTCGCTCTGCGCTCCGACGCCGACGGCGGCCACTGGCGGGGACGGCAGCGCGTGTCGTTCCGGAACGCGTCCGACCGGCCGCTGCGCGAGGTGTACCTGCGGCTGTGGGGCAACGGCGAGGACACGTGCGGCGAGCCCGGGGCGCCCGGCGCGTCCTCCCCCGTCGTCGTGTCGAACGTCCGCGGTGGCACACCGGACCGCCCCACGGTGAACTGCACGGCCCTGCGCGTCGCCCTGCCGAAACCGCTCGCGCACGGGCAGCGGACGTCCGTCGGCTTCGACGTCTCCATCACCGTGCCCGACCGCAACGCCCGCTTCGGCCGCGAGGGCGCCCACCGCTTCCTCGGCAACGCGCTGCCGGTGCTCGCCGTACACGACGCGGCGGGGTGGCACCTCGACCCGTACGTGGCCGTCGGCGAGAGCTTCTACGCCCTCACCGCCGACTTCCGGGTCCGTCTCGACCACCCGTCGGACATGGTGGTACCGACGACGGGCACCACCCGCACCCTCCCCGGCGCTCCCGGCCGTACGGTCACCCTCGGCGTCGCGCGGCGGGTGCGGGACTTCGCGTGGGCCGCGGGACCGTTCCGCACGGCGACGCAGACTACGCCCGGCGGGGTGCGCGTGAAGTCGTACTGGTCGTCCGACACCCCCGCCGAGGGCGTGCGCCTCACCCGCGCGGACGCCGTCGCCGCGCTCGAGCGCTTCGGGCGGGAGTTCGGCCGCTATCCGTACGGTGAGGTCGACCTGGTGATGACGCCGGGGTTCGGCGGCGGCATGGAGTACCCCGGCCTCGTCCTGCTGGGCACCACCGAGGAGGGCGGCGCCGTCGTCCACGAACTGGCGCACCAGTGGTGGTACGGCATCGTCGGCAACGACGAGTACGCCTCGCCGTGGCTGGACGAGAGCTTCGCCCAGTACGCCAACTTCCGCTTCTACGGCCTGGACACCCGCGACTGCTGGTCGGAGGTGTACTGGCCCGACGAGGGCGTCCGGCTGACCTCCTCCATGGCCTACTGGTCGCAGCACCGCGGCGAGTACCACCTCGTGTACACGGCCGGGCCCTGCGCCCTGGCCGACCTGGAACGCGTTCTCGGCGCCGACACCATGGCACGGCTCCTGAAGCACTACGCGCGGGACCACTGGTACGGGGTCTCCACCACCGAGGACTTCAAGAGGGCCGCGCAGTCCGTGGCGGACACGGATCTCGGGCCCTTCTGGGAGGCCCACCACCTCACGTGACGGCGCGTCAGGTGAGGTCCACATCGGCGTACAGCAGGTCGTGGTCCGAGTGCGCGGTGTGCTGGACGCGATGGTCGACCGGGGCGATGCCGCGCAGGAAGACGTAGTCGAACTTGCTCCGCCAGTCCGTGGTCGGCTCGCAGGCGCCGGTGCCGCTCGCGGCCGACGAGGGACGGCACCGCGGGTCCGTGTCCGTGGCCAGCTCCCACATGGGGGCGAGTTCGGGCGCCTCCGGGACGGCGTTGAAGTCGCCGAGGACGATGACGCGTTCGTGTCGGGCGACCTCCTCTGCGAGTACCTCGACCTGGTCCGCCCGGACGGCTTCCTGACGTCGTTGGGCGAGATGCGTGTTGAGGACGCGCACGGCGCGGCCGTCCACCTCGGTGGTGACCGCCAGATATCCGCGGTCCTCGGAACCGCCGTCGGGATACTCGACGTTGACCCGGTCCGTCATCGGCGCGGCGGAGAGGACGGCCTGGCCGAAGCCCCCCGGGTTCCACGGCGCTCCCCCGCAGCGGCCCCAGTTCCGCAGCACGCTCCCGTAGGCGACGTGGTAGACGAGCCCGTGGAAGGCCTCGAGGTAGTCCCTGATCCGGTCGACGTCACGTGCGCACGCTTCCTGCATGCCTATGACCTGGGGAGCGTGCGCGGCTATCTCCGCCGCCCGGTCGAGGGCGTTCGCGTCGCACGGGTTGCAGAGGTTCCACGTCATGACCCGGTTCGGTACGACGTCCCTGACGGCCTCGACGGGCAGTGACCTGCCGGACAGGGCACCGCCGGGGGCACTGGGGCCCAGCAGTACCGAACCGGCCAGCGCCAGCGCGCATGCGAGCACTCGCGAGCCGCCCCTTGTGAGCACCGTCGCCTCCTCGGTGTGGTCCCATGGCAACCGACGTTTCCACGGTCGAGGTTATGGCACGAAGGGGCGGGTCTCAGCGGCGCAGTGCCATCCTCGCCGGCAGGGTCGTCGCCAGCAGGCCCAGCCCCACCGCGCCGGCGGTGAAGGCCGCGTACACCAGCGGAGGTACGTAGGGAGCCTCGCCGGTGAGTCCGCGCACCATCGGGATCAGCGTGGCGGCGGCGATGGCCGTGCCGAGGACGATCCCGGCCACGGCCACCAGCAGGCCTTCCCAGCGCAGCATGCCCAGCACCTGGCGCCGGGTGGATCCGACGAGGCGGAGGACGGCGAGTTCGCGGCGGCGGTCGAGGACGGTCATCACCAGCGTGTTGACCGCGGCGACCGCGGCGAAGCCGCCGAGGACCGCGGCCATGGTGTAGTTGGCCCAGGCGTTGAGCTCGCGGTCCATGTTCCGTTCGAGCGCGTATCCGGAGGCGTCGGTGACCCGGCCGAGCGGGGCGAGCGCCCGCGCGTCGCCGCCGCGTACCAGCAGGGCGCTGTCGAAGCCCGAGGTGACGTGCGGGGCCAGGGACGCCCGGTCCATGGTCACCGCCGCGAGGCCGATCCCCCGGCCGTACACCGCGACGACCTCGGGGCTCGCCCTGGTGCCGTCCGGGAGGTAGAGCGGCAGCCTGTCGCCGACCCGCACCTTCGCCGAGGTGGCGAGCGTCCGGTCGACGGCGATCCGTCCCCGGCCCACCCGGTCGAGGCTGCCGCTGCGCACGTCGAGGTCCTGCACTCGCGCGAGTTGGGCGCCGGAGCCGGAGACGCCCTGGGCCGCGGTTCCCTGCAGCCACCGGTCGGCGCCCGACCCGACGGGTACCAGGACCTGTGTGTCGAGCAGGCTCACGGCACTCTCGACGCCGGGCGCGCGGGCAGCCCGTTCGACGGCGTCGCCGGGCAGTCCGGCCGGATCGGTGACGATGTGGTCGGCGGTGACGCCGGCGCGCAGTTGTCCGGCGG is a genomic window containing:
- a CDS encoding helix-turn-helix transcriptional regulator, producing MPNDLSPTARALRALEILRTRPGTTAEQLATRLGVTERAARRYVGILREAGIPVESARGPHGGYRLGRGTRLPPVHFTQAEALGLVMAVLSGRPAPADTDDLVGTALGKVVKALPESVGRQAALLTEYAAAAPDPYAAHPDPAVTSSLVDAVANRRRVRVEYRSEAGHAWEEEVDPWSLVVRHGRWYLLCHSHRADAIRTYRVDRFGAVRPTGHGFRAPEDVDPVAMLEENLGVGWEFATRVVFEAPTADVAPWIHPPMGRLEPLGDGCVLVGSTRNPDMYAQERP
- a CDS encoding M1 family metallopeptidase, whose protein sequence is MSPLTVLPPRVRRRLFVVLAVLLVAAGAGVSDAEASPEAGAGAGAYGAAATPDGARYDVALRSDADGGHWRGRQRVSFRNASDRPLREVYLRLWGNGEDTCGEPGAPGASSPVVVSNVRGGTPDRPTVNCTALRVALPKPLAHGQRTSVGFDVSITVPDRNARFGREGAHRFLGNALPVLAVHDAAGWHLDPYVAVGESFYALTADFRVRLDHPSDMVVPTTGTTRTLPGAPGRTVTLGVARRVRDFAWAAGPFRTATQTTPGGVRVKSYWSSDTPAEGVRLTRADAVAALERFGREFGRYPYGEVDLVMTPGFGGGMEYPGLVLLGTTEEGGAVVHELAHQWWYGIVGNDEYASPWLDESFAQYANFRFYGLDTRDCWSEVYWPDEGVRLTSSMAYWSQHRGEYHLVYTAGPCALADLERVLGADTMARLLKHYARDHWYGVSTTEDFKRAAQSVADTDLGPFWEAHHLT
- a CDS encoding alpha/beta fold hydrolase gives rise to the protein MDILLIGGLWLDGSVWERVASTLESLGHRPVPLTLPGQGDGTAAATLDDQVAAVVDAVDAASGRAMVVGHSVACTLAWLAADRRPERVAKVALVGGVPTSDGRPYADLFEVTDGVMPFPGWGPFQGPDAADLDETARREMAAAAIPVPEAVARGVVRLTDERRFDVPVVVVCPEFTPAQAREWIDGDVPELRRAGRVGFADIDSGHWPMITQPAELARILAAAAEAA
- a CDS encoding serine hydrolase domain-containing protein gives rise to the protein MNGSLDPAVLQAAVENVRRAGVPGVFAEVCDGDRVWRGAAGVADVDTGRPVTADMRHRVGSVTKTFTAAAVLRQVERGRIGLDTPIGAYLADLVPGARGDAVTVRMLLNHTSGLAEYLPRVYTSLKAFPALADTGPESLDDHRFTRFDPVELIGAGVDAPAVGAPGGAPGLYSNTNYLLLGQLLARVTGTTAERCITRDVIERAGLRDTELPTGPYVATPHSRIYEAWFGMIDPPRDYSVYDMSWVGPAASLISTVADLNRFYGLLLAGEIVGPASLEQMRRTVPVVAQDGRTIDYGLGLHPAEAPGQDTFWGHGGTAWGAGTLALVRADGKRRMAVAVNLQRWNRLDASGRPLPHPIDDALAALHRVALYG
- a CDS encoding endonuclease/exonuclease/phosphatase family protein, whose translation is MLACALALAGSVLLGPSAPGGALSGRSLPVEAVRDVVPNRVMTWNLCNPCDANALDRAAEIAAHAPQVIGMQEACARDVDRIRDYLEAFHGLVYHVAYGSVLRNWGRCGGAPWNPGGFGQAVLSAAPMTDRVNVEYPDGGSEDRGYLAVTTEVDGRAVRVLNTHLAQRRQEAVRADQVEVLAEEVARHERVIVLGDFNAVPEAPELAPMWELATDTDPRCRPSSAASGTGACEPTTDWRSKFDYVFLRGIAPVDHRVQHTAHSDHDLLYADVDLT
- a CDS encoding VOC family protein, with product MIRKLQAVALDCADPVRLAEFYANLLGGRVVADPEDADWVEVHGFEGTPLACQRVDGYRAPEWPGQERPQQLHLDFDVDDLDGEEERAVALGATVLERTDQLRQGANWRVYADPAGHPFCLCFH